One window from the genome of Caldisalinibacter kiritimatiensis encodes:
- a CDS encoding LytR/AlgR family response regulator transcription factor — MNRLAYKNRSEVGFIDFDKIIFIEKLQNKTIIHTKNNEIEIHSSLNSVYDKLDKEIFIRTHRSYIVNINHIKKIIPWGQKTYRIIFKGIDEDALFSYERYKDFKDKVCQF; from the coding sequence ATGAATAGGTTAGCATATAAAAATAGAAGTGAAGTTGGGTTTATAGATTTTGATAAGATAATTTTTATAGAAAAATTACAGAATAAAACTATAATACATACCAAAAACAATGAGATAGAGATTCACAGTTCTTTAAACTCAGTTTATGACAAACTTGATAAAGAAATATTTATAAGAACTCATAGAAGTTATATTGTAAATATAAATCATATAAAAAAGATTATTCCGTGGGGACAGAAAACCTATAGAATAATTTTTAAAGGAATAGATGAAGATGCTTTATTTAGTTATGAAAGATATAA